In one Arenibacter antarcticus genomic region, the following are encoded:
- the metG gene encoding methionine--tRNA ligase, which yields MSQNQQKPARYTITAALPYTNGPIHIGHLAGVYVPADIYARYLRATGNDVAFVCGSDEHGVAISMKAKKEGVTPQNIIDKYHHIIKQSFLDFGITFDNYSRTSAQIHHQTASDFFINLYEKGDFIEESTEQLYDEEAQQFLADRFVIGTCPKCGHEEAYGDQCESCGSSLNATDLINPKSTISGAVPSLKETKHWFLPLDRYEEFLREWILKGHKNDWKPNVYGQCKSWIDEGLKPRAVTRDLDWGIPVPVAGGEGKVLYVWFDAPIGYISSTKEWAAREGKDWELYWKAKDTKMVHFIGKDNIVFHCIIFPSMLKAHGDFILPENVPANEFLNLEGNKLSTSKNWAVWLHEYLEDFPNMQDVLRYTLTANAPETKDNDFTWKDFQARNNNELVAIFGNFINRVVVLTNKYYNGIVPNPGEYSPVDEETLAELKKYPEILTSSIERYRFREAGQEVMNLARLGNKYLADEEPWKVIKQDEERVKTIMFVALQIATALAVLSEPFLPFTSKKLNNILGSENLESELNWGAIAKNSSLLPAGHQINPAELLFSKIEDEAIQEQLNKLEATKKANETMNKEVTPQKDTITFEDFSKLDMRVGTIIEAEKMPKAKKLLVLKVDTGLDVRTIVSGIAESFTPEEIVGKKVTVLVNLAPRALRGVESEGMILMTENGDGKLVFVNPDEDGVNNGETIN from the coding sequence ATGTCTCAAAACCAACAAAAGCCAGCAAGATATACCATTACCGCTGCACTCCCCTATACCAATGGTCCCATACATATTGGACATTTGGCTGGGGTTTACGTCCCTGCCGATATCTATGCCAGATATTTAAGAGCAACAGGAAACGATGTGGCTTTTGTATGTGGTAGTGACGAACACGGGGTAGCTATCTCCATGAAAGCTAAAAAAGAAGGTGTTACACCACAAAATATCATCGATAAGTACCACCATATAATAAAACAATCTTTTTTGGATTTTGGAATTACGTTTGACAACTATTCTAGGACTTCGGCCCAAATACATCATCAAACCGCCTCCGATTTCTTTATAAATCTATATGAAAAAGGTGATTTTATTGAGGAATCTACCGAGCAATTATACGATGAGGAAGCGCAACAATTTTTGGCAGACCGCTTTGTAATAGGTACCTGCCCAAAATGTGGCCATGAAGAGGCTTATGGCGATCAATGTGAAAGCTGTGGATCTTCCTTAAATGCCACCGATCTAATCAACCCTAAATCTACTATTTCTGGTGCCGTGCCATCGCTTAAAGAAACCAAACATTGGTTTTTACCCCTAGATCGGTATGAGGAATTTTTAAGGGAATGGATTTTAAAAGGACATAAAAACGATTGGAAACCCAATGTTTATGGCCAATGTAAGTCGTGGATCGATGAAGGCCTAAAACCAAGAGCTGTGACAAGGGATTTGGATTGGGGAATTCCCGTTCCAGTAGCAGGGGGAGAAGGCAAAGTGCTATACGTATGGTTTGATGCACCTATAGGATATATCTCTTCCACCAAAGAATGGGCAGCAAGGGAAGGAAAGGACTGGGAACTGTACTGGAAAGCAAAGGACACTAAGATGGTGCACTTTATAGGTAAGGATAATATCGTATTTCATTGCATCATATTTCCGAGTATGCTGAAGGCGCATGGCGACTTTATACTACCGGAAAATGTGCCTGCCAACGAATTCTTGAATTTGGAGGGCAACAAACTGTCCACCTCCAAGAACTGGGCCGTTTGGCTACATGAATATTTGGAGGATTTCCCCAATATGCAAGATGTGCTTAGGTACACCTTAACGGCAAATGCCCCAGAGACCAAGGACAACGATTTTACTTGGAAAGATTTTCAGGCTAGAAACAATAATGAATTGGTTGCTATTTTTGGAAATTTCATCAACAGGGTAGTGGTACTTACCAATAAATACTACAACGGCATTGTCCCCAATCCGGGTGAATATAGTCCGGTAGACGAGGAAACCTTGGCAGAACTAAAAAAATATCCTGAGATATTGACGAGTTCCATAGAAAGATATCGATTCCGAGAGGCTGGTCAAGAGGTCATGAACTTAGCCCGATTGGGTAATAAATACCTAGCGGATGAAGAGCCATGGAAAGTGATTAAGCAAGATGAGGAACGGGTAAAGACTATTATGTTCGTTGCCTTACAAATTGCTACCGCGCTTGCGGTATTAAGCGAGCCATTTTTACCCTTTACCTCAAAAAAACTGAACAATATCTTAGGATCCGAAAATCTAGAATCGGAATTAAACTGGGGTGCGATTGCTAAAAATTCCAGTTTATTACCCGCCGGACATCAGATAAATCCAGCAGAACTTTTATTTAGCAAAATAGAGGACGAAGCCATCCAAGAACAATTAAACAAATTAGAGGCTACTAAAAAAGCGAACGAAACCATGAACAAGGAAGTTACTCCACAAAAAGACACGATTACCTTTGAAGATTTTTCCAAATTAGACATGAGGGTAGGCACCATTATAGAAGCCGAAAAAATGCCGAAGGCCAAAAAACTTTTGGTCTTAAAGGTAGATACCGGATTGGATGTTAGAACGATAGTTTCGGGAATAGCTGAAAGTTTTACACCAGAAGAAATAGTAGGTAAAAAAGTCACGGTATTAGTAAACTTAGCTCCAAGGGCCTTACGCGGTGTAGAGAGTGAAGGGATGATATTAATGACAGAAAACGGGGACGGAAAATTAGTTTTTGTGAATCCGGACGAGGATGGAGTAAATAATGGAGAAACTATTAACTAG
- a CDS encoding CBS domain-containing protein has protein sequence MAIKSFQGFRKAIKKEYDAPILVEDYMCKKLVTFTPDQSILEVMEKFAKHHISGGPVLDENGFLVGIISEADCMKQISESRYFNQPILDKSVERFMTKNVETIPHDTSIFDAAGIFVQHNRRRLPVLKDDILVGQISRKDIVIAALKLSGHNWK, from the coding sequence ATGGCAATAAAAAGTTTTCAGGGGTTTCGCAAAGCGATAAAAAAGGAATATGACGCCCCCATTTTAGTAGAAGATTATATGTGTAAAAAATTGGTGACGTTTACTCCCGATCAATCTATTTTGGAGGTTATGGAAAAATTTGCCAAGCATCATATTTCTGGGGGACCGGTTCTGGATGAAAATGGATTTTTAGTGGGTATTATTTCTGAAGCAGATTGTATGAAGCAGATTTCGGAAAGTCGCTATTTTAACCAGCCAATATTGGATAAAAGTGTAGAGCGGTTTATGACCAAGAACGTGGAGACCATTCCACATGATACCTCCATATTTGATGCTGCTGGAATTTTTGTTCAGCACAATAGAAGAAGATTGCCTGTACTGAAAGATGATATTCTGGTGGGCCAGATAAGTCGCAAGGATATTGTTATTGCTGCCTTAAAATTGAGTGGACATAATTGGAAATAG
- a CDS encoding single-stranded DNA-binding protein, which yields MNALRNKVQLIGNLGNDPEIINLDGGAKLAKFSVATNETYKNAKGEKVTDTQWHNVVAWGKTAEIVENYLTKGKEVAIEGKLTTRSYESKEGEKRYITEIRCNELLMLGK from the coding sequence ATGAATGCACTTAGAAACAAAGTACAGTTGATTGGAAACCTGGGAAACGACCCAGAAATCATTAATCTTGATGGAGGTGCCAAACTGGCCAAATTTTCCGTAGCTACCAATGAAACCTACAAGAATGCCAAGGGGGAAAAGGTAACCGATACGCAATGGCATAATGTGGTGGCCTGGGGCAAGACTGCGGAGATCGTGGAGAACTATTTAACCAAGGGCAAGGAAGTGGCCATAGAAGGTAAATTAACCACAAGATCCTATGAGTCCAAGGAAGGGGAGAAGCGCTATATTACTGAGATACGTTGTAATGAGTTGCTGATGTTGGGGAAATGA
- a CDS encoding M28 family peptidase, whose amino-acid sequence MKKFPTAITLLLILLAIYLGFWSSMPTYQPDMDLDKTKFSTDRAFIHVKNMSQEPHAVGFPAHTKVREYLINELKKLGLEPVTQTGYTAGDWANFSRVTNVMARIKGSNPGNALLLLSHYDSSPHSSLGASDAASGVATILEGVRAYLEENNSPKNDIIILFSDAEELGLNGADLFVNNHPWAKEVKLALNFEARGSGGPSYMLLETNRGNGSLIKEFINANPTYPVANSLVYSIYKMLPNDTDLTVFREDRDIDGFNFAFIDDHFDYHTVRDNYDRLDANTLAHQGTYLMPLLQHFSDADLTHLKSPNDLVYFNMPYFRLLSYPFEWIWPMLIGAVFLFLILIFHGFRKKVLTFTEIGTGFIPMLLTLVINGLIGYFGWSLILKVYPQYQDILHGFTYNGYSYITAFVFVCLAVGFWCYHRLGKASIPNLLIAPAVLWLIICGFLAIYLKGGSFFILPVFALLASLWILIGQKSPHPLLFVVLALPAIWLYSPLIKMFPVGLGLKMIITTTLLTSLSFFLLLPNIGTIKAKQRLAYLCLLLFIGFLVSAHLNSGFNKDNAKPTSLIYLLDADSNTAQWTTYDKVLSPWTAQYIGINKETPRKTEHQHLSSKYGTGFSFVANAPLKNMTPPKVEIVKDTISGEDRLLEIIISPQRPINRLEVFTNEIEISKAVINTIPLTDYYLKNRNGNKLITHYVSNNDPTYLQIAIPRQSKLELTLYEASNDLLNHPQFSVPQRPEDNIPTPFVLNDAILITKKIKFE is encoded by the coding sequence ATGAAAAAATTTCCTACTGCCATTACCTTGCTGCTTATTCTCCTTGCCATATATCTAGGATTTTGGAGCAGCATGCCCACCTACCAGCCCGATATGGATCTTGACAAAACCAAGTTTTCTACGGACCGCGCCTTTATTCACGTGAAAAACATGTCGCAAGAACCTCATGCCGTAGGTTTTCCGGCACATACCAAGGTAAGGGAATATCTAATCAATGAACTAAAAAAACTTGGTTTAGAACCCGTCACACAAACGGGATATACCGCAGGAGATTGGGCAAATTTCAGTAGAGTTACCAACGTAATGGCTCGCATAAAAGGCAGTAATCCAGGAAATGCCCTACTGTTGCTCTCACATTATGACAGCAGCCCACATTCTTCCTTGGGAGCAAGTGATGCCGCAAGCGGGGTAGCTACTATTCTGGAAGGGGTTAGGGCCTATTTGGAAGAAAATAACAGCCCTAAAAATGATATCATCATTCTTTTTTCAGATGCGGAGGAATTAGGATTAAATGGTGCCGATCTATTTGTAAACAACCATCCTTGGGCAAAAGAAGTGAAATTGGCTCTTAATTTTGAAGCTAGGGGCAGCGGCGGTCCATCCTATATGCTTTTGGAAACCAACAGGGGAAACGGTTCGTTAATCAAAGAATTCATCAACGCCAACCCCACCTACCCTGTAGCGAACTCTTTAGTCTATAGCATCTATAAAATGCTTCCCAATGATACTGACTTAACAGTTTTTAGGGAAGACCGAGATATAGACGGTTTCAACTTTGCTTTTATAGATGACCACTTTGACTACCATACTGTAAGGGATAATTACGACCGACTGGATGCCAACACCTTGGCCCACCAAGGGACCTATCTAATGCCATTGTTACAACATTTTAGCGATGCCGACCTTACCCATCTTAAAAGTCCTAACGATCTGGTCTATTTTAATATGCCATATTTTAGACTGTTATCCTATCCTTTTGAATGGATATGGCCTATGCTGATAGGCGCCGTATTTCTATTTTTGATTTTGATCTTCCACGGATTTAGAAAAAAGGTTTTGACCTTTACGGAAATTGGGACCGGTTTTATTCCTATGCTATTGACCTTGGTCATTAATGGCCTGATTGGGTATTTTGGATGGTCTTTAATATTAAAGGTTTACCCTCAATACCAAGACATACTCCATGGTTTCACCTATAATGGATATTCCTATATTACCGCATTTGTTTTTGTATGCCTTGCAGTAGGGTTTTGGTGTTATCACAGGTTAGGCAAGGCCAGTATCCCAAATCTTCTAATTGCCCCAGCAGTACTTTGGTTAATTATATGTGGTTTTCTGGCTATATATTTAAAAGGAGGCAGTTTTTTTATCCTGCCCGTCTTTGCGCTTTTGGCATCGCTGTGGATTCTAATTGGTCAGAAATCTCCCCATCCACTATTATTTGTAGTCTTGGCGCTTCCCGCCATATGGCTGTATTCGCCACTGATAAAAATGTTCCCAGTAGGCCTTGGCCTTAAAATGATTATCACTACTACCTTACTAACCTCCCTTAGCTTTTTTCTACTGCTACCAAATATTGGTACTATAAAGGCAAAACAGCGTCTGGCCTATCTATGCCTACTCCTTTTTATTGGCTTTCTTGTATCGGCCCATCTAAATTCAGGCTTCAACAAGGACAATGCGAAACCCACCAGCCTGATCTACCTTTTGGACGCAGATAGCAACACCGCCCAATGGACTACCTACGATAAGGTTTTATCACCTTGGACTGCACAATATATAGGCATCAATAAGGAAACACCCCGTAAAACGGAGCACCAACACCTAAGCAGTAAATACGGAACCGGATTTAGCTTTGTAGCCAACGCGCCTTTGAAAAATATGACACCACCAAAAGTAGAAATAGTAAAAGATACCATATCAGGGGAGGATAGATTGCTCGAAATTATCATTAGCCCCCAAAGACCTATAAACCGATTGGAAGTATTCACCAATGAGATTGAAATATCGAAAGCGGTCATCAATACGATTCCATTGACCGATTACTATCTAAAAAACAGAAATGGCAATAAATTAATCACTCATTACGTAAGTAATAACGATCCCACCTATTTACAAATAGCCATCCCGAGGCAAAGCAAATTGGAACTCACACTCTATGAGGCATCCAATGATCTATTGAACCATCCACAATTCAGTGTCCCGCAACGCCCAGAAGACAATATTCCAACACCATTTGTTTTAAACGACGCAATACTAATTACTAAAAAAATAAAATTTGAATAA
- a CDS encoding VOC family protein: MLNKIHHIAIIASDYEKSKRFYVDVLGLTPIREVFRKERKSYKLDLALHGTYILELFSFPETPTRLSRPEATGLRHLAFEVANLEKVIDKLSQSGIVAEPVRMDEFTHKQFTFIFDPDQLPIELYQK; encoded by the coding sequence ATGCTCAACAAAATTCACCATATCGCCATTATTGCCTCTGATTACGAAAAATCCAAAAGATTTTATGTGGATGTTTTAGGATTAACGCCTATCCGGGAAGTATTTAGAAAGGAAAGAAAGTCCTATAAATTAGACCTAGCGTTACACGGGACCTATATTTTAGAGCTCTTTTCATTTCCCGAAACACCAACCAGATTGTCTAGACCAGAAGCAACGGGATTACGCCATTTGGCCTTTGAAGTAGCTAACCTAGAAAAAGTTATCGATAAATTATCTCAATCTGGAATAGTAGCAGAACCAGTTCGTATGGACGAATTCACCCATAAACAATTCACTTTTATTTTTGACCCCGACCAATTGCCTATAGAACTTTATCAAAAATAA
- a CDS encoding pentapeptide repeat-containing protein — MNNPFIMDQTYKGIDYTINKLPKGEYENCVFESCSFSKADIANVSFMECTFIECDLSNVHLKNTAIKESEFENCKMLGVRFDHCNPFLLSFKFVGCTLNLSSFHKLTLKNMVFSNCKLHQADFSESDLSNAKFDNCDLKEAIFENSILLKTDFRSAINFNIDPENNKLKKAKFSKEGALGLLLKYNIDIE; from the coding sequence ATGAACAATCCATTTATAATGGACCAAACCTACAAAGGCATAGACTATACCATAAATAAATTACCAAAAGGAGAATATGAAAACTGTGTTTTTGAATCTTGCTCATTTTCTAAGGCAGACATTGCCAATGTATCCTTTATGGAATGCACCTTTATAGAGTGCGACTTAAGTAATGTGCATCTTAAAAATACCGCTATAAAAGAGAGCGAATTTGAAAATTGTAAAATGCTAGGAGTCAGGTTTGATCATTGCAATCCTTTCCTACTTTCCTTCAAGTTTGTGGGTTGCACCTTAAACTTGTCCTCCTTCCACAAACTAACGCTAAAGAATATGGTATTTAGCAATTGTAAACTTCATCAGGCCGACTTCTCCGAAAGCGATCTCTCCAATGCTAAATTTGATAACTGCGACCTAAAGGAAGCGATTTTTGAGAACTCCATTTTATTGAAAACAGATTTTCGTTCAGCCATAAATTTCAACATCGACCCAGAAAATAACAAGTTAAAAAAAGCGAAATTTTCTAAAGAGGGTGCGTTGGGACTCTTGCTAAAGTATAATATTGATATAGAATAG
- a CDS encoding Tex family protein — protein sequence MNLISYITKHTQLPSKSVENTVGLLNEDCTVPFISRYRKERTGNLDEVQVGDIVQYKAQYEALEKRKTTILKSIEEQGALTPELANKIVATEDATTLEDLYLPYKKKRKTKAETAIKNGLEPLAKTILAQKSNALEREVSKFLSNTVPNEDDALEGARHIISEWINERTDVRNQLRNQLEKFAQITTKVITAKKDDEKAQKYRDYFDWSESLNRCPSHRLLAILRAENEGFVRVKIEIDDDKAISNIAYRIIKSNNACTQHLQLAIEDAYKRLLLPSLSNETLKSSKVKADEAAILVFSKNLKQLLLGSPLGEKRILAIDPGFRTGCKVVCLSAQGELKHNETIYPHAPQNDSSGAIKKISSLADAYKIEAIAIGNGTASRETEQLIKRIHFKNNMEVFVVSEAGASIYSASKIARDEFPNYDVTVRGAISIGRRLADPLAELVKIDAKSIGVGQYQHDVDQTLLKNSLDTAVESCVNTVGVNINTASVPLLSYVSGIGPKLAENIVTYRNENGPFESRAEIKKVPRLGAKAFEQGAAFLRIKKAKNPLDDSAVHPESYSIVKQMVKDQNIVLSEIIGNKEVIKKIDIQKYRTDTVGLFTLEDIVKELEKPGLDVREKAKVFTFDQNIRSISDLKEGQLLPGIVNNITNFGCFVDVGIKESGLIHISNLSNSFVKDVNEHVSLHQQIIVKVLEVDITRKRIQLALHK from the coding sequence ATGAACCTGATTTCCTACATCACCAAACACACGCAACTACCTAGTAAAAGCGTAGAAAACACGGTAGGCTTATTAAATGAGGATTGTACGGTGCCCTTTATTTCCCGCTACCGAAAGGAGCGAACGGGAAATTTAGACGAGGTGCAGGTGGGCGATATCGTACAGTACAAGGCGCAATATGAGGCCTTAGAAAAACGGAAAACAACAATTCTAAAGTCCATTGAAGAACAAGGGGCACTTACCCCTGAATTGGCCAATAAAATTGTTGCCACAGAGGACGCAACTACCTTGGAGGACCTATATCTTCCCTATAAGAAAAAACGAAAGACCAAAGCGGAAACCGCCATTAAAAATGGATTGGAGCCGTTGGCAAAAACCATTTTGGCACAGAAATCCAACGCATTGGAAAGGGAGGTATCAAAATTCCTTTCCAATACCGTTCCCAACGAAGACGATGCCCTGGAGGGCGCTCGACATATCATTTCGGAATGGATCAACGAACGTACAGACGTCAGAAATCAGTTGAGGAACCAATTGGAAAAATTTGCGCAGATTACCACCAAAGTGATCACCGCCAAGAAAGATGATGAAAAAGCTCAAAAATATAGGGACTATTTTGACTGGAGTGAATCTTTAAATCGCTGCCCTTCTCATAGGTTATTAGCCATTTTACGTGCGGAGAACGAGGGTTTTGTCCGTGTGAAAATAGAGATAGATGACGACAAGGCCATTTCCAATATTGCATATAGGATCATTAAATCGAACAACGCATGCACCCAACATCTACAATTGGCCATCGAGGACGCCTATAAAAGATTACTGTTACCCTCTCTTTCCAATGAAACTTTAAAATCTTCCAAGGTAAAGGCCGATGAAGCCGCCATCCTAGTGTTTTCAAAAAATCTAAAACAACTGTTACTAGGTTCTCCTTTGGGAGAAAAAAGAATCCTAGCCATAGATCCCGGCTTTAGAACTGGCTGCAAGGTGGTTTGTCTTAGCGCACAGGGGGAATTGAAACACAACGAGACTATTTACCCACATGCCCCGCAAAACGATAGCAGCGGCGCCATAAAGAAAATAAGCTCTTTGGCAGACGCTTATAAAATAGAGGCCATCGCCATCGGTAATGGCACCGCTTCGCGGGAAACAGAACAGTTGATAAAACGCATTCATTTTAAAAATAATATGGAGGTTTTTGTGGTAAGCGAGGCAGGAGCCTCCATATATTCCGCTTCTAAAATCGCAAGGGACGAATTCCCCAACTACGACGTTACTGTCCGTGGGGCCATATCTATTGGGAGGCGCCTGGCGGATCCCTTGGCAGAATTGGTGAAAATAGACGCCAAATCTATTGGAGTAGGGCAATACCAACACGATGTGGACCAGACCCTTTTAAAAAATTCCTTGGATACCGCTGTGGAAAGCTGTGTAAACACTGTTGGAGTAAACATAAACACAGCAAGTGTTCCCTTATTGAGTTATGTATCGGGAATTGGACCAAAGCTGGCCGAAAACATTGTCACCTATCGCAATGAAAACGGCCCATTTGAGAGTCGCGCAGAAATAAAAAAAGTACCCCGATTAGGAGCGAAAGCCTTTGAACAAGGGGCCGCATTTTTACGCATAAAAAAGGCTAAAAATCCCTTGGACGATTCGGCAGTACATCCAGAAAGTTATTCCATTGTTAAGCAAATGGTGAAAGATCAAAATATTGTCCTTTCGGAAATCATTGGCAACAAGGAAGTAATTAAGAAAATTGACATACAAAAATATCGCACGGATACGGTAGGATTATTCACCTTAGAGGATATTGTAAAAGAATTGGAAAAACCAGGCTTGGACGTTCGGGAAAAGGCAAAAGTCTTTACGTTCGATCAGAATATACGCAGCATATCCGATCTTAAGGAAGGACAGCTATTACCAGGCATTGTCAACAATATCACCAATTTCGGCTGTTTTGTAGATGTTGGCATCAAGGAAAGCGGTTTAATCCATATCTCCAATCTATCGAATAGTTTTGTAAAGGATGTGAATGAACATGTTAGTCTTCACCAACAAATTATCGTTAAGGTCCTTGAAGTGGATATTACCAGAAAACGTATACAGTTAGCGTTGCACAAATAA
- a CDS encoding SDR family oxidoreductase → MNKTIGILGCGWLGLPLATTLVSNNYKVHGSTTTQEKIEDLINVGITPFLIQLSEIGINGDIKGFLKDLEIVLINIPPRLRSEPKENYVKKITHLHQAIKEAKIRTVVFISSTSVYGNCQGRITEDTLPQPNTESGKQLLASENIFRKDTVLNTSIIRFGGLIGPKRHPINQLSGKKDLTNGMDSINLIHLDDCIGLIRTILTENYENVLINGVYPLHPTKKEYYTSEASKKGISPPTYLPVTNKKGDKIIENTPEIVKIYHYFTSIIS, encoded by the coding sequence TTGAATAAAACTATTGGCATTCTAGGATGCGGATGGCTGGGATTGCCCTTAGCCACAACCTTAGTATCAAATAATTACAAGGTTCACGGATCTACCACCACCCAAGAAAAAATAGAAGATTTAATAAATGTAGGGATAACTCCCTTCCTGATTCAGCTTTCAGAAATTGGAATAAATGGTGACATCAAAGGATTCCTAAAAGATTTGGAGATTGTGCTTATAAATATTCCCCCTAGATTGCGCAGTGAACCTAAAGAAAATTACGTTAAAAAAATAACCCACTTACACCAAGCCATAAAGGAAGCCAAGATAAGAACAGTTGTATTTATAAGTAGCACCTCGGTCTATGGAAATTGCCAAGGCAGGATTACCGAGGACACCTTGCCGCAGCCCAATACCGAATCTGGAAAACAGCTTTTAGCATCAGAAAATATCTTTAGAAAAGATACCGTATTAAACACCTCCATTATTCGTTTTGGCGGTCTTATTGGACCCAAGAGACATCCTATAAATCAACTCTCGGGCAAGAAGGATCTAACCAACGGGATGGATAGCATCAATTTGATTCATTTAGACGATTGTATTGGACTCATCAGAACAATTCTGACAGAAAATTATGAGAATGTATTGATCAATGGGGTCTACCCGTTACATCCCACAAAAAAGGAATACTACACCTCCGAGGCCAGTAAAAAAGGCATCTCCCCCCCTACTTATCTCCCTGTAACAAACAAAAAAGGCGACAAAATCATAGA